The following proteins are co-located in the Polystyrenella longa genome:
- a CDS encoding rhamnogalacturonan lyase family protein: protein MRISVFIGCCLLFLSLSVDAAEPVVLLDDDFSSYQKGSFSSVVGAHTEYHYLPEAAPKGNWAVTTFRSSVRSQEAWRVIEHDGEPAMGQFYKNSFKHYHPMVVTGDFAWRDYTIEAKFEPQTEDRLTGIGFRYWNDRCYYFCGVDQGNVVLKWVNHATAFRKPLEKVLAQAPLPGGQQTECNLKISITGDQIHINLNGVELNAVDSLFKQGKVSMMSDGPAVFEEIKVSTTAEELARINAEIKSREDEESQLQAANPKPVLWKKMFLDDFGVGRNLRFGDLNNDGQIDILVGQVMHHGPKDRNSEISCLTALTVDGEQLWQLGRPDAWKNHLTNDVAFQIHDLDNDGKTEVIFCKDLKIQIADGATGKIIKSVPTPKLPANTPEEYTRFPQALGDSLFFCDLSGNGFDGDLILKDRYLNVWSFDNDLNLKWSAQCNTGHYPYAYDVDDDGKDEIMVGYTLFDDDGKPIWSLDSKVTDHADGVAIVPFMKGEAPRLLCAASDEGMFFADMAGNVLKHHYLGHVQNPAVADFRPDMPGLEAISINFWGNQGIVHFYDARGDIYHDFEPCHHGSMCLPINWTGKPGEFWVLSPSVEQGGMFDGWGRKVVQFPADGHPEMCNAVLDLYGDARDEIVVWNPNELWIYTQDDNPLRGDLYKTTRNPLYNYSNYQTTVSIPLE from the coding sequence ATGCGAATCTCCGTGTTTATTGGCTGCTGTTTATTGTTCCTTTCCTTGAGCGTCGATGCGGCGGAGCCTGTTGTTCTGCTGGATGACGATTTCAGTTCCTATCAGAAAGGGTCCTTTTCGTCGGTCGTAGGTGCTCATACTGAGTACCACTATCTGCCCGAAGCTGCCCCCAAGGGGAATTGGGCCGTCACCACATTCCGCTCCAGTGTTCGATCTCAGGAAGCATGGCGTGTCATTGAACATGATGGCGAACCGGCGATGGGGCAATTCTATAAGAACAGCTTTAAACACTATCACCCGATGGTCGTTACGGGTGATTTCGCATGGCGAGATTATACGATCGAAGCGAAGTTCGAACCTCAGACCGAAGATCGGTTAACGGGCATCGGGTTCCGATATTGGAACGACCGTTGTTATTACTTCTGTGGTGTCGATCAGGGAAACGTAGTTCTGAAGTGGGTGAATCACGCGACGGCATTTCGGAAACCGCTGGAAAAAGTTCTGGCACAAGCGCCCTTGCCTGGTGGACAACAGACGGAATGCAACCTGAAAATTTCCATCACCGGAGATCAGATTCACATTAACTTGAATGGCGTCGAGTTAAATGCTGTAGACAGCCTTTTCAAACAGGGCAAGGTTTCCATGATGTCGGATGGCCCTGCCGTATTCGAGGAGATTAAAGTTAGCACCACTGCTGAAGAGCTGGCCCGGATCAATGCCGAAATTAAATCTCGCGAAGATGAAGAAAGTCAGTTGCAGGCAGCCAATCCCAAACCCGTCCTCTGGAAGAAGATGTTTCTTGATGATTTTGGCGTTGGTCGCAACTTGCGGTTTGGCGATCTCAATAACGACGGGCAGATCGATATCCTCGTGGGGCAAGTAATGCACCACGGACCGAAAGATCGTAACAGCGAGATTAGCTGTTTGACGGCCCTGACTGTTGACGGAGAACAACTGTGGCAACTTGGACGGCCTGACGCTTGGAAAAACCATCTCACCAACGATGTCGCATTTCAGATTCATGATCTCGACAATGATGGCAAAACAGAAGTCATTTTCTGTAAAGATCTGAAGATCCAAATCGCCGACGGGGCGACTGGAAAAATTATCAAATCAGTCCCCACTCCCAAACTGCCTGCGAACACACCGGAAGAATACACCCGCTTTCCCCAGGCTTTGGGCGACAGCCTGTTTTTCTGTGACCTGAGCGGAAATGGTTTCGACGGCGATTTGATTCTCAAAGACCGTTACTTGAATGTCTGGTCTTTTGATAACGATCTGAATTTAAAATGGAGTGCCCAGTGCAATACAGGGCATTACCCCTATGCGTACGATGTCGACGACGATGGCAAGGACGAAATCATGGTGGGCTACACGCTCTTTGACGACGATGGCAAACCTATATGGAGTCTCGATTCGAAAGTGACGGATCATGCCGACGGTGTGGCAATTGTTCCCTTCATGAAAGGAGAGGCGCCTCGGTTACTATGTGCGGCCAGTGATGAAGGAATGTTCTTCGCCGACATGGCGGGGAATGTTCTCAAACATCATTATCTGGGGCACGTACAAAATCCGGCCGTGGCTGACTTTCGGCCAGATATGCCGGGGTTGGAGGCGATCTCGATTAACTTCTGGGGGAACCAGGGCATCGTCCATTTTTATGACGCCCGTGGAGATATCTATCACGACTTCGAGCCCTGTCATCACGGCAGTATGTGTCTGCCTATTAACTGGACTGGCAAGCCGGGAGAGTTCTGGGTTCTGTCACCCAGCGTTGAGCAAGGAGGCATGTTCGATGGTTGGGGACGCAAGGTCGTTCAGTTCCCCGCCGACGGTCACCCTGAAATGTGTAACGCCGTTCTCGATCTCTACGGCGACGCTCGCGATGAAATCGTGGTCTGGAATCCAAATGAACTCTGGATCTACACGCAGGACGACAATCCCCTCCGCGGCGATTTATACAAGACAACGCGCAATCCGCTCTATAATTATTCGAATTACCAAACGACCGTTTCAATCCCTCTGGAATAG
- a CDS encoding DUF1593 domain-containing protein codes for MRITILTTLCSLFLLSSLHAADDSNNEATGSDQRLRVIATTDGEIDDRCSMVRFLLYTNEWDVEGLVHSSSKFHWKGNAQHPEHDWEPMSWLDRQLDAYEQVYDKLKQHDSGYPTPDELRSKVRVGNIGYVGEMEEVTPGSELIVEVLLDEDPREVWLQAWGGSNTIARALKTIQEKHPDRIADVNKKARVYLIAEQDDTLKKYILKEWPELPVLLSDWGSFGAIAYGWSKFQTNESKPYFKKDWMTSHILKDHGPLCSMYEAKEDRFRSEGDSPSYLHVVPNGLRSHEHPEYGGWGGRFNPRGGWWRTKEDKDTKPHSVVRWSIDFQQDWAARADWCVKDYADANHAPQPKLKSPADVKAKSGAKVDLDLAGTEDPDGDQLSYDWFYYLEASDYDQEVDVAGADQPTTSIEVPGDAKSGDELHFVCRVTDDGEPALTRYARVIVTVE; via the coding sequence ATGCGCATCACGATTTTGACGACGTTGTGTAGTTTGTTCTTACTCTCAAGTCTGCACGCTGCAGACGACTCGAATAATGAAGCTACCGGCTCCGACCAACGACTGAGAGTTATTGCCACCACCGACGGCGAAATAGACGACCGCTGTTCGATGGTTCGTTTTCTGCTCTATACGAATGAATGGGATGTCGAAGGCCTGGTCCATTCCAGTTCTAAATTCCACTGGAAAGGGAATGCCCAACATCCAGAGCACGATTGGGAACCGATGAGTTGGTTGGATCGCCAGCTGGATGCTTACGAGCAAGTTTACGATAAACTGAAACAACACGACTCTGGCTATCCGACTCCCGACGAACTGCGGTCCAAGGTCCGCGTGGGCAACATTGGATACGTGGGTGAGATGGAGGAAGTCACTCCCGGTTCCGAGCTTATTGTGGAAGTCTTGCTCGACGAAGACCCCAGAGAAGTCTGGTTGCAAGCCTGGGGCGGATCGAACACGATCGCACGCGCTCTGAAAACCATTCAGGAAAAACATCCGGATCGTATTGCTGACGTCAACAAAAAGGCGCGCGTTTATTTGATTGCTGAGCAGGACGATACGCTTAAGAAATACATTCTTAAAGAATGGCCGGAATTGCCCGTCCTGCTGAGTGACTGGGGTAGCTTTGGTGCCATCGCTTACGGTTGGAGTAAATTTCAAACAAACGAATCCAAGCCTTACTTCAAGAAGGATTGGATGACCTCTCATATTCTCAAGGACCACGGTCCTCTCTGCAGCATGTACGAGGCGAAAGAAGATCGGTTCCGATCCGAAGGGGACTCTCCCTCCTACCTGCATGTCGTGCCTAATGGTCTGCGATCACATGAGCACCCCGAGTACGGAGGATGGGGTGGCCGTTTCAATCCTCGTGGAGGATGGTGGAGAACGAAAGAAGATAAAGATACCAAACCGCATAGCGTTGTTCGCTGGTCAATTGATTTCCAGCAGGACTGGGCCGCCCGTGCCGATTGGTGTGTGAAAGATTATGCCGACGCCAATCACGCCCCGCAGCCGAAACTCAAATCACCTGCCGATGTGAAAGCAAAGTCCGGTGCGAAGGTTGACCTGGATTTGGCCGGAACTGAAGATCCTGATGGAGATCAGTTGAGCTACGATTGGTTCTATTATCTGGAAGCCAGCGATTACGATCAGGAAGTGGATGTTGCGGGTGCCGATCAACCGACCACATCTATTGAAGTTCCTGGCGATGCAAAATCGGGCGACGAGTTGCATTTCGTATGCCGTGTCACTGACGACGGAGAACCAGCGTTGACTCGCTACGCACGTGTCATCGTCACCGTCGAGTAA